A window of the Microbacterium sp. AZCO genome harbors these coding sequences:
- the secA gene encoding preprotein translocase subunit SecA, translated as MANPLEKLLRAGEGRILRRLQQVVKAVNALEEDYSHLTDEELRGETAELRARYQAGATLDQLMPEAFAAVREAAKRTVGQRHYDVQIMGGAALHLGNIAEMRTGEGKTLVATLPAYLNAIAGEGVHVITVNDFLASYQADLMGRIYRALGMTTGTIVAGQTPAVRREQYNADITYGTNNEFGFDYLRDNMAWRKEDLVQRGHFYAIVDEVDSILIDEARTPLIISGPSSGEANRWFVEFAKIAKTLEVGVDYEVDEKKRTIGVLEPGIEKVEDYLGIDNLYESANTPLISFLNNSIKALALFKRDTDYVVMNDEVMIVDEHTGRILVGRRYNEGIHQAIEAKEAVPVKAENQTLATVTLQNYFRLYDKLAGMTGTAETEAAEFMSTYKLGVVPIPTNKPMIRKDQPDLVYKNEQAKFAQVVEDIAERHASGQPVLVGTVSVEKSEYLSRLLAKKGIKHEVLNAKNHAREAEIVARAGRLGAVTVATNMAGRGTDIMLGGNAEFLAVQEMKAKGLDTVETPEEYEAEWDGVYEAMRNRVAEEAATVVEAGGLYVLGTERHESRRIDNQLRGRSGRQGDPGESRFYLSLTDDLMRLFQSGAAEAILARTNFPDDVAIESSMVSRAIKSAQSQVEARNAEIRKNVLKYDDVLNRQREAIYSDRRHILQGDDIADRVQHFIEDAIEAVIDDHTSTGHTESWDFDALWTELKTLYPVSVTIDEVVAEAGTKGRITPDGLKRELLSDARIAYDKRQETLGEAATRELERRVVLQVLDRRWRDHLYEMDYLKDGIGLRAMAQRDPLIEYQREGYQMFQAMMGQIKEESVGYLYNLEVEVRRAEGETEVDAKGLGATPIEGQRLEYSAANDAGEVEVRNDRGQVQQSATNRLRQAAAAAAASSQPAEAPAAAAPIATRTAEAPRGSFGQRTDGAPAGQAPLNRAQRRQQQKK; from the coding sequence GTGGCCAACCCTCTCGAGAAACTGCTTCGTGCCGGCGAGGGCCGCATCCTCCGACGGCTGCAGCAGGTCGTGAAGGCCGTGAACGCCCTCGAAGAGGACTACTCGCACCTCACCGACGAGGAGCTGCGCGGCGAGACCGCCGAACTGCGCGCCCGCTACCAGGCCGGGGCGACGCTCGACCAGCTCATGCCCGAGGCGTTCGCCGCCGTCCGCGAGGCGGCCAAGCGCACGGTCGGCCAGCGCCACTACGACGTGCAGATCATGGGCGGCGCGGCGCTGCACCTCGGCAACATCGCCGAGATGCGCACCGGTGAGGGCAAGACCCTCGTCGCGACGCTCCCCGCCTACCTCAACGCGATCGCCGGCGAAGGCGTGCACGTCATCACCGTCAACGACTTCCTCGCGAGCTACCAGGCCGACCTCATGGGCCGCATCTATCGCGCGCTCGGCATGACGACCGGCACGATCGTCGCGGGGCAGACCCCGGCCGTCCGCCGCGAGCAGTACAACGCCGACATCACCTACGGCACGAACAACGAGTTCGGCTTCGACTACCTGCGCGACAACATGGCGTGGCGCAAGGAAGACCTCGTGCAGCGCGGCCACTTCTACGCCATCGTCGACGAGGTCGACTCCATCCTCATCGACGAGGCCCGCACGCCGCTCATCATCTCGGGTCCGTCGTCGGGTGAGGCGAACCGCTGGTTCGTCGAGTTCGCCAAGATCGCCAAGACCCTCGAGGTGGGCGTCGACTACGAGGTCGACGAGAAGAAGCGCACGATCGGCGTGCTGGAGCCGGGCATCGAGAAGGTCGAGGACTACCTCGGCATCGACAACCTCTACGAGTCGGCCAACACTCCGCTCATCTCGTTCCTCAACAACTCGATCAAGGCGCTCGCGCTGTTCAAGCGCGACACGGACTACGTCGTCATGAACGACGAGGTCATGATCGTCGACGAGCACACCGGCCGCATCCTCGTCGGACGCCGCTACAACGAGGGCATCCACCAGGCCATCGAGGCCAAGGAGGCCGTTCCGGTCAAGGCCGAGAACCAGACCCTGGCGACCGTCACGCTGCAGAACTACTTCCGCCTGTACGACAAGCTCGCCGGCATGACCGGTACCGCCGAGACCGAGGCGGCCGAGTTCATGTCGACCTACAAGCTCGGCGTCGTGCCGATCCCCACGAACAAGCCGATGATCCGCAAGGACCAGCCCGACCTCGTCTACAAGAACGAGCAGGCGAAGTTCGCGCAGGTCGTGGAGGACATCGCCGAGCGCCACGCCTCCGGCCAGCCCGTCCTCGTCGGCACCGTCAGCGTCGAGAAGAGCGAGTACCTCTCGCGCCTGCTCGCGAAGAAGGGCATCAAGCACGAGGTCCTCAATGCGAAGAACCACGCGCGCGAGGCCGAGATCGTCGCCCGCGCCGGCCGACTCGGAGCCGTCACGGTCGCCACCAACATGGCCGGCCGCGGCACCGACATCATGCTCGGCGGCAACGCCGAGTTCCTCGCCGTGCAGGAGATGAAGGCGAAGGGCCTCGACACCGTCGAGACGCCCGAGGAGTACGAGGCCGAGTGGGACGGCGTCTACGAGGCGATGCGCAACCGCGTCGCCGAGGAGGCGGCCACCGTCGTCGAGGCCGGCGGCCTGTACGTGCTCGGCACCGAGCGCCACGAGTCGCGCCGCATCGACAACCAGCTGCGCGGTCGCTCCGGCCGTCAGGGCGACCCCGGCGAGAGCCGCTTCTACCTGTCGCTCACCGACGACCTCATGCGCCTGTTCCAGTCCGGCGCCGCCGAGGCGATCCTCGCGCGCACGAACTTCCCCGACGACGTCGCGATCGAGTCGTCGATGGTCTCGCGCGCCATCAAGAGCGCCCAGTCGCAGGTGGAGGCGCGCAACGCCGAGATCCGCAAGAACGTCCTCAAGTACGACGACGTCCTCAACCGTCAGCGCGAGGCGATCTACTCCGACCGTCGCCACATCCTGCAGGGCGACGACATCGCCGACCGGGTGCAGCACTTCATCGAGGACGCGATCGAGGCCGTCATCGACGACCACACGTCGACCGGCCACACCGAGAGCTGGGACTTCGACGCGCTCTGGACCGAGCTCAAGACGCTGTACCCCGTCTCCGTCACGATCGACGAGGTCGTCGCCGAGGCCGGCACCAAGGGCCGCATCACCCCCGACGGGCTCAAGCGCGAGCTGCTCTCCGACGCCCGCATCGCCTACGACAAGCGTCAGGAGACGCTCGGCGAGGCGGCGACGCGCGAGCTCGAGCGCCGCGTCGTGCTCCAGGTGCTCGACCGCCGCTGGCGCGACCACCTCTACGAGATGGACTACCTCAAGGACGGCATCGGCCTGCGTGCCATGGCCCAGCGCGACCCGCTCATCGAGTACCAGCGCGAGGGCTACCAGATGTTCCAGGCGATGATGGGGCAGATCAAGGAGGAGTCGGTCGGCTACCTCTACAACCTCGAGGTCGAGGTGCGCCGCGCCGAGGGCGAGACCGAGGTCGACGCGAAGGGCCTGGGCGCCACCCCCATCGAGGGTCAGCGCCTGGAGTACTCCGCCGCGAACGACGCCGGCGAGGTCGAGGTGCGCAACGACCGCGGCCAGGTGCAGCAGTCCGCGACGAACCGCCTGCGCCAGGCCGCTGCGGCGGCCGCGGCATCCTCTCAGCCCGCCGAGGCTCCCGCGGCTGCGGCGCCCATCGCGACGCGCACGGCGGAGGCCCCGCGCGGCTCGTTCGGCCAGCGCACCGACGGCGCGCCCGCCGGACAGGCTCCGCTCAACCGCGCGCAGCGCCGTCAGCAGCAGAAGAAGTGA
- a CDS encoding pyridoxal phosphate-dependent aminotransferase: protein MSTTAPLRTLDQSSKLKNVLYEIRGQALVEADRLESEGHTILKLNTGNPAAFGFEAPFQIVRDMIEAIPQAHGYSESRGIASARRAVVYRYEQVAGFPKVHPDDVYLGNGVSELITMTMQALLDEGDEVLIPAPDYPLWTAMTSLGGGTPVHYICDEANEWQPDLEDIRSKVTSRTKAIVVINPNNPTGAVYTREVLEGIADIAREHSLLILSDEIYDRILFDGAQHIPMATIAPDLLCLTFNGLSKTYRVAGYRSGWLVITGPKAHASGFLEGITLLASTRLCPNVPAQHAVQAALSGVQSIDALIAPSGRLHEQRDAAWEGLEQIPGVSCVRPQGALYAFPRLDPEVYDIRDDQKLVLDFLMAEHVLLVPGTGFNWATPDHLRIVTLPEARVLTEAVERLGNFLSSYKQ from the coding sequence ATGAGCACGACCGCGCCCCTGAGAACGCTCGACCAGTCGAGCAAGCTGAAGAACGTCCTCTACGAGATCCGCGGCCAGGCACTCGTCGAGGCGGATCGGCTCGAGTCCGAGGGCCACACGATCCTCAAGCTCAACACGGGGAACCCCGCCGCGTTCGGCTTCGAGGCGCCCTTCCAGATCGTGCGCGACATGATCGAGGCGATCCCGCAGGCGCACGGCTACAGCGAGAGCCGCGGCATCGCCTCCGCCCGCCGCGCGGTCGTCTACCGCTACGAGCAGGTCGCCGGCTTCCCGAAGGTGCATCCGGACGACGTGTACCTCGGCAACGGCGTCTCCGAGCTCATCACGATGACGATGCAGGCGCTCCTCGACGAGGGCGACGAAGTGCTCATCCCCGCGCCCGACTACCCGCTGTGGACCGCGATGACGAGCCTCGGGGGCGGCACGCCCGTGCACTACATCTGCGACGAGGCGAACGAGTGGCAGCCCGACCTCGAGGACATCCGCTCGAAGGTGACGTCTCGCACGAAGGCCATCGTCGTCATCAACCCGAACAACCCCACGGGCGCGGTCTACACCCGTGAGGTGCTCGAGGGCATCGCCGACATCGCCCGAGAGCACTCGCTGCTGATCCTCTCCGACGAGATCTACGACCGCATCCTCTTCGACGGTGCGCAGCACATCCCGATGGCGACGATCGCGCCCGACCTCCTGTGCCTGACCTTCAACGGGCTGTCCAAGACCTACCGCGTCGCGGGCTACCGGTCGGGCTGGCTCGTCATCACGGGTCCGAAGGCGCACGCCTCCGGGTTCCTCGAGGGCATCACGCTCCTCGCATCCACTCGCCTGTGCCCCAACGTGCCGGCGCAGCACGCAGTGCAGGCGGCGCTGTCGGGGGTGCAGTCGATCGACGCGCTGATCGCCCCCAGCGGGCGGCTTCACGAGCAGCGGGATGCCGCGTGGGAGGGCCTCGAGCAGATTCCGGGCGTCTCGTGCGTGCGGCCGCAGGGAGCTCTGTACGCGTTCCCCCGGCTCGACCCGGAGGTGTACGACATCCGCGACGACCAGAAGCTCGTGCTCGACTTCCTCATGGCGGAGCACGTGCTGCTGGTTCCCGGGACGGGCTTCAACTGGGCCACACCGGATCACCTGCGCATCGTGACGCTGCCCGAGGCGCGCGTGCTCACCGAGGCCGTCGAGCGACTGGGCAACTTCCTCTCGTCGTACAAGCAGTGA
- a CDS encoding Rv3235 family protein: MAMMPAVHPRHPDVYELSDFFAPQRTSATQLPDPEPFLQNLTRGVLEVFSGVREVEQLARWVTEDAFRKLVVRSNLAARARSARGVPAKRPVHSILSVRHSAPADGVVEAVIVVASPARTRAVAVRLEGMDGRWRATSLALL; the protein is encoded by the coding sequence ATGGCGATGATGCCTGCGGTCCACCCCCGCCACCCCGACGTCTACGAGCTGTCCGACTTCTTCGCGCCACAGCGCACGTCGGCGACTCAGCTTCCCGACCCCGAGCCCTTCCTGCAGAACCTCACGCGTGGAGTGCTCGAAGTCTTCTCCGGCGTCCGCGAAGTCGAGCAGCTGGCCCGCTGGGTCACGGAGGACGCGTTCCGCAAGCTCGTCGTCCGCTCCAACCTCGCGGCGCGCGCCCGCAGCGCCCGGGGCGTGCCCGCGAAGCGGCCCGTGCATTCGATCCTCTCCGTGCGCCATTCGGCACCGGCGGACGGGGTCGTCGAGGCCGTCATCGTCGTCGCGAGCCCCGCGCGCACGCGGGCGGTCGCGGTGCGACTCGAAGGCATGGACGGGCGCTGGCGCGCGACCTCGCTCGCCCTCCTCTAG
- a CDS encoding AAA family ATPase — MTTTERRGLWIEYESQWIDPSEWEYREDMSADQLVVADRIVTEGSFHLNGQPMAERQARWMRSMLLDKGAGTMRVPEGLRHLSGSEGRRFLIEDLWPWGTYPMIGGAYKAGKTTLVADLVASLLVPERPFLGRFGVTLTEEERQRGIVVINAETPAEDFENALLAAGIDPHEMFLNVYHLDELGGPGQFDLTNPANFDEWEREFVQCNDCWGEDFWTPAVVIVDGVTAILGGPDRYGEWYGAFKRLMKSADIPNAIATGHNAAGTRHLFNATAAMAGPDGVWSYTTARPDDPKSRRDLSVLARVGGVAMPETRVRVDDEGRLTIAKPTATIKPEATAHDHVEDAAVRMLAKLTEATTEWVGQTDLTGKGRHGQFNRLALERLRETGRAEVRVEGMRRWWRAATSSAPDSIVIDLSDHDSGGTGS, encoded by the coding sequence ATGACGACGACGGAGCGCCGCGGGCTCTGGATCGAGTACGAGAGCCAGTGGATCGACCCCTCGGAGTGGGAGTACCGCGAGGACATGAGCGCCGACCAGCTCGTCGTGGCCGATCGCATCGTCACCGAGGGCTCGTTCCACCTCAACGGCCAGCCGATGGCTGAGCGTCAGGCGCGATGGATGCGCTCGATGCTGCTCGACAAGGGCGCCGGGACGATGCGCGTCCCCGAAGGGCTGCGGCATCTCAGCGGGTCGGAGGGGCGTCGGTTCCTGATCGAGGATCTGTGGCCGTGGGGCACGTACCCGATGATCGGCGGTGCATACAAGGCGGGGAAGACGACACTCGTCGCTGATCTCGTGGCCTCGCTACTGGTCCCGGAGCGTCCGTTTCTGGGTCGGTTCGGGGTGACGCTCACCGAGGAGGAGCGGCAGCGCGGGATCGTCGTCATCAACGCGGAGACACCGGCTGAGGACTTCGAGAATGCGCTGCTCGCGGCGGGGATCGACCCGCACGAGATGTTCCTGAACGTCTATCACCTGGACGAGCTCGGCGGGCCGGGGCAGTTCGACCTCACGAACCCCGCGAACTTCGATGAGTGGGAACGCGAGTTCGTCCAGTGCAACGACTGCTGGGGCGAGGACTTCTGGACGCCCGCGGTCGTCATCGTGGACGGCGTGACCGCGATCCTCGGCGGGCCCGACCGCTACGGCGAGTGGTACGGAGCATTCAAGCGGCTGATGAAGTCCGCCGACATCCCCAACGCGATCGCCACCGGGCACAACGCCGCGGGGACGCGCCATCTGTTCAACGCCACCGCCGCGATGGCGGGGCCGGATGGGGTCTGGTCATACACGACGGCGCGCCCCGACGATCCGAAGTCGAGGCGGGACCTGTCGGTGCTCGCCCGCGTCGGCGGCGTCGCGATGCCGGAAACGCGGGTGCGCGTGGACGACGAGGGACGCCTGACGATCGCCAAGCCGACGGCGACGATCAAGCCCGAGGCGACCGCGCACGATCACGTCGAGGACGCCGCCGTGCGGATGCTGGCGAAGCTCACCGAGGCGACAACCGAGTGGGTGGGTCAGACAGACCTCACCGGCAAGGGCAGGCACGGTCAGTTCAACAGGCTGGCTCTGGAGAGGCTGCGCGAGACGGGCCGCGCAGAGGTTCGCGTCGAGGGCATGCGTCGCTGGTGGCGTGCTGCGACGTCATCCGCACCCGACTCCATCGTCATCGACCTCAGCGACCACGACTCCGGTGGCACCGGCTCGTAG
- a CDS encoding recombinase family protein: protein MSNSEPIAPLPRRLRVCIYARISSDKKGAGLGVERQIADCRELAERLGWEVVAVFVDNDISAASGKPRPGYRDMLTAVRGGRVDAIIAWHTDRLHRRPTELEEFITLVEATGVKIQTVKAGELDLSTPSGRMVARMLGSAARYEVDQTRDRIRRAKQEAAKKGEYRGGKRPFGYEPGGMVVRESEAAMVREATKAIIAGRSLRGIAVEWNEQGRLARREQIVKDEHGQVVRDAEGNRQVEIVRKEWSALTVREMVLRPRNAGILAHGVPGRKTTLSGAHRYEFEEIGPAAWPALVSEDEWRAVVKVLTNPARRDFEGTRERKHLGSSLYYCGGLTGEVDAQGEPIECGTLMRSGTHGGGVRHYRCRLGGKGHVMTLAAPADKFVRETVAAYLSDPRMIAALTPAAPDVSADRERRAALVARLATFEADYALGVIDGRQLQSATNAVEAEIAAIDAKIAKAVRSATSSEVMSAADPAAAFLAATLDVQRATVAGTVRVTVVPNYRRGAAWSSDRLRIEPATA from the coding sequence ATGAGCAATTCCGAACCGATAGCGCCCTTACCGCGGCGCCTCCGCGTGTGCATCTACGCCCGCATCTCGAGTGACAAGAAGGGCGCCGGGCTCGGCGTCGAGCGTCAGATTGCCGACTGCCGCGAGCTTGCCGAACGCCTCGGCTGGGAGGTCGTGGCGGTGTTCGTGGACAACGACATCTCAGCCGCCTCGGGGAAGCCGCGACCTGGCTACCGCGACATGCTGACGGCCGTTCGAGGGGGCCGGGTTGACGCGATCATCGCGTGGCACACCGACCGGCTGCACCGTCGCCCCACCGAGCTCGAAGAGTTCATCACGCTGGTCGAAGCCACCGGCGTGAAGATCCAGACCGTGAAGGCCGGGGAGCTTGACCTGTCCACCCCGTCGGGTCGGATGGTCGCCCGGATGCTCGGATCGGCCGCCCGGTACGAGGTCGACCAGACCCGCGACCGCATCCGACGCGCGAAGCAGGAGGCCGCCAAGAAGGGCGAGTATCGCGGCGGCAAGCGCCCGTTCGGATATGAGCCGGGCGGGATGGTCGTGCGCGAGAGCGAGGCCGCGATGGTCCGCGAGGCGACGAAGGCGATCATCGCGGGGCGGTCGCTGCGCGGGATCGCGGTCGAGTGGAACGAACAGGGCCGCTTGGCGCGCCGCGAGCAGATCGTGAAGGACGAGCACGGCCAGGTGGTCCGCGATGCCGAGGGCAACCGACAGGTCGAGATCGTGCGCAAGGAGTGGAGCGCGCTCACCGTCCGCGAGATGGTGCTCAGGCCGCGGAACGCGGGCATCCTGGCCCACGGCGTGCCGGGTCGGAAGACGACGCTCTCGGGCGCGCACCGCTACGAGTTCGAGGAGATCGGCCCTGCCGCGTGGCCCGCGCTCGTCAGTGAAGACGAGTGGCGGGCGGTCGTGAAGGTGCTCACCAACCCCGCTCGCCGGGACTTCGAGGGCACCCGCGAGCGCAAGCATCTGGGGTCATCGCTCTACTACTGCGGAGGCCTCACCGGCGAGGTCGACGCACAGGGCGAGCCCATCGAGTGCGGGACGCTGATGCGCTCGGGCACGCACGGCGGCGGCGTCAGGCACTACCGCTGCCGACTCGGCGGCAAGGGCCACGTCATGACGCTGGCGGCACCGGCCGATAAGTTCGTGCGCGAGACCGTCGCGGCGTACCTGTCCGACCCGCGCATGATCGCGGCGCTCACCCCGGCCGCTCCCGACGTCAGCGCCGACCGCGAGCGCCGCGCCGCACTCGTCGCCCGCCTCGCTACGTTCGAGGCCGACTATGCCCTCGGGGTGATCGACGGCAGGCAGCTGCAGAGCGCGACCAACGCCGTCGAGGCCGAGATCGCGGCGATCGACGCGAAGATCGCGAAGGCGGTGCGCTCGGCCACGTCGTCCGAGGTGATGAGCGCGGCCGATCCGGCAGCGGCATTTCTCGCGGCGACGCTCGACGTGCAGCGCGCCACCGTCGCCGGAACCGTGCGCGTGACCGTGGTTCCCAACTACCGGCGCGGCGCGGCGTGGTCCTCGGACCGGCTGCGCATCGAGCCCGCGACGGCCTGA
- a CDS encoding helix-turn-helix domain-containing protein, which translates to MPDNPTSDARMLAPAEAAEVLGVSVDEVMELVQSAQLRGIRVGSPARWRIEQDSIARYIDDRAEEARRMALWRQSNEASFPELWGTGIIRNGD; encoded by the coding sequence ATGCCCGATAACCCGACATCGGACGCGCGGATGCTTGCACCGGCCGAGGCGGCCGAGGTGCTCGGCGTGTCCGTCGACGAGGTGATGGAGCTCGTCCAGTCGGCGCAGCTCCGGGGCATCCGCGTCGGGTCGCCCGCTCGGTGGCGCATCGAGCAGGACAGCATCGCGCGGTACATCGACGACCGCGCCGAAGAGGCCCGCCGCATGGCCCTGTGGCGTCAGTCGAACGAGGCCAGCTTCCCCGAGCTCTGGGGCACCGGCATCATCCGAAACGGCGACTGA
- a CDS encoding SAF domain-containing protein, translating to MTALDSARPRPRAFWGDARFFLGILLVAASVAGVWFVVSASRQTVPVFAATRTIVPGEAVSKDDLRLVDVALGQLGDAYLTSDSVEDGLIATRTVEEGELVPATAVDAAAAAATTTVVLRSTVDVPASVDAGSVVEVWEAPLIERGSYDVPRILVADATVVSVTRDDSMMGGGAAALEVVIPRADVAAVLAAMADESALSVVPTTGAK from the coding sequence ATGACGGCACTCGACTCTGCGCGCCCGCGTCCTCGCGCCTTCTGGGGCGACGCCCGGTTCTTCCTCGGCATCCTGCTGGTCGCCGCCTCCGTCGCGGGCGTCTGGTTCGTCGTGTCGGCGTCGCGACAGACCGTTCCGGTCTTCGCCGCGACGCGCACGATCGTGCCCGGAGAAGCGGTCTCGAAGGACGATCTGCGTCTCGTCGACGTTGCACTCGGCCAGCTCGGGGACGCCTACCTCACGTCCGACTCGGTCGAGGACGGCCTCATCGCGACGAGGACCGTCGAGGAGGGCGAGCTGGTCCCGGCGACCGCCGTCGACGCAGCCGCCGCTGCGGCGACGACGACCGTCGTGCTTCGCAGCACCGTGGATGTGCCCGCCTCCGTGGACGCCGGGTCGGTCGTCGAGGTGTGGGAGGCGCCCCTCATCGAGCGCGGGTCGTACGACGTGCCGCGCATCCTCGTCGCCGATGCGACCGTCGTGTCGGTGACGCGCGACGACTCGATGATGGGGGGTGGCGCCGCAGCACTCGAGGTCGTCATCCCGCGTGCCGACGTCGCGGCCGTGCTCGCCGCGATGGCGGACGAATCGGCGCTGTCGGTCGTTCCGACGACGGGTGCGAAATGA